Proteins encoded together in one Penicillium digitatum chromosome 1, complete sequence window:
- a CDS encoding MFS multidrug transporter, putative, whose protein sequence is MAADPQVSDKIESSAPTTIPFWRLVFDQGVVTRDIIDHPYPGSGTDEDPFEVTWIPNDPRNPMNFSEVKKWTITMLVAIATLAVSLVSSAYTGGLREIMMQFKIGEELATLGVSLFVLGFAIGPLLWAPLSELFGRQILFITTYAALAAFNAGVAGSKNPWSIIILRFFAGSFGSSPLTNAGGVIADMFPAKQRGVAMSLFAAAPFLGPTVGPIIGGFIGMSDGGWQWVMGFLAIFSGTVWILGSLTIPETYAPVLLRRRAERLSKLSGKVYRSKLEIDQGKVSLKESFKVSLSRPWILLFQEPIVFLLSLYMAIIYGTLYMMFAAFPIVYQQSRGWNQGVGGLPFLGIMIGMLGAVAYSLWDNKRYVKVSDEYNGFAPPESRLPPCLIASTAIPIGLFWFAWTNYPSIHFMVSIAAGVPFGFGMVLVFLSIMNYLIDSYTIFAASVLAANSVIRSLFGAAFPLFTTYMYKNLGIHWASSIPAFLALACVPFPFLFYKYGPAIRTRCKFAAQSDAFMRKIQEQFSAPPPAEEKVEYDRTEAPAPEGSLSSESQDGVDALPTERVRSRAQSVASNRTAGSLARSVTYEGNPYDIDRVNTRESFKK, encoded by the exons ATGGCAGCAGATCCTCAGGTCTCAGACAAGATTGAGTCCTCTGCCCCAACGACGATTCCATTCTGGCGCTTGGTCTTTGACCAGGGTGTTGTCACGCGAGATATCATTGATCACCCATACCCCGGTTCAGGAACAGATGAGGACCCATTTGAAGTAACATGGATTCCAAACGACCCTCGCAATCCCATGAACTTCAGCGAGGTGAAGAAATGGACTATTACCATGCTGGTGGCCATCGCAACATTGGCTGTTTCACTGGTATCGTCTGCCTATACGGGCGGTCTCCGAGAGATCATGATGCAGTTTAAAATCGGGGAAGAACTTGCCACTCTTGGTGTCTCGCTTTTCGTTCTTGGTTTCGCG ATTGGACCATTGCTCTGGGCTCCACTGAGTGAGCTGTTTGGCCGCCAAATCCTTTTCATTACCACCTACGCCGCTCTCGCAGCTTTCAATGCCGGAGTCGCAGGTTCCAAAAATCCTTGGTCTATCATCATACTCCGGTTCTTTGCCGGTTCTTTTGGATCCTCGCCTTTAACTAACGCTGGTGGTGTCATTGCGGATATGTTTCCTGCTAAGCAGCGAGGTGTGGCTATGAGTTTGTTCGCCGCCGCACCCTTCCTCGGCCCCACTGTCGGCCCCATCATTGGTGGCTTCATTGGTATGAGTGACGGCGGCTGGCAATGGGTCATGGGTTTCCTTGCCATCTTTTCTGGTACCGTTTGGATTCTCGGCTCTCTGACGATCCCCGAGACCTATGCGCCCGTGCTTCTCCGCCGCCGTGCGGAGAGACTCTCAAAGCTATCCGGTAAGGTCTATCGGAGTAAGCTTGAAATCGACCAAGGCAAGGTGTCTCTGAAGGAGTCCTTCAAGGTGTCGCTGTCCCGTCCTTGGATTCTTTTGTTCCAGGAGCCTATTGTGTTCTTACTTTCTCTCTACATGGCTATTATCTACGGCACCTTGTACATGATGTTCGCCGCCTTCCCTATTGTCTACCAGCAGTCTCGCGGCTGGAACCAGGGTGTTGGTGGCCTTCCCTTCCTCGGTATCATGATTGGCATGTTGGGTGCCGTCGCTTACTCCCTTTGGGACAACAAGCGCTACGTCAAGGTGTCCGATGAATATAATGGATTTGCACCCCCAGAGTCTCGTCTCCCGCCTTGCCTCATCGCTTCCACCGCAATCCCAATCGGCCTATTCTGGTTCGCATGGACTAACTACCCCTCAATCCACTTCATGGTCAGCATCGCAGCCGGCGTCCCCTTCGGCTTCGGGATGGTCCTAGTGTTCCTCAGCATCATGAACTACCTCATAGACTCCTACACCATCTTCGCCGCCTCCGTGCTAGCCGCCAACTCCGTCATCCGTTCCCTCTTCGGTGCCGCCTTCCCTCTCTTCACCACCTACATGTACAAGAACCTGGGTATTCACTGGGCATCATCGATCCCGGCCTTCCTGGCGCTCGCCTGCGTGCCCTTCCCATTCTTGTTCTACAAGTACGGACCCGCAATCCGCACACGGTGCAAGTTTGCCGCCCAGTCCGACGCATTCATGCGCAAGATTCAGGAACAGTTTTCCGCCCCGCCGCCGGCAGAAGAAAAAGTGGAATACGACCGCACAGAGGCTCCTGCGCCCGAAGGCTCACTCTCCAGCGAGTCTCAGGATGGTGTTGACGCACTCCCCACGGAGCGTGTTCGCAGCCGTGCGCAATCTGTCGCTTCCAACCGCACTGCTGGCTCGCTGGCTCGCTCGGTTACCTATGAGGGAAACCCTTACGATATTGATCGTGTCAACACCCGTGAATCCTTCAAGAAATAG
- a CDS encoding histone H3 has product MARTKQTARKSTGGKAPRKQLASKAARKAAPSTGGVKKPHRYKPGTVALREIRRYQKSTELLIRKLPFQRLVREIAQDFKSDLRFQSSAIGALQESVEAYLVSLFEDTNLCAIHAKRVTIQSKDIQLARRLRGERS; this is encoded by the exons ATGGCTCGTACCAAGCAGACTGCCC GTAAGTCCACTGGTGGCAAGGCTCCCCGTAAGCAGCTCGCTTCCAAGGCCGCCCGCAAGGCCGCCCCCTCCACCGGAGGTGTCAAGAAGCCCCACCGCTACAAGCCCG GTACCGTCGCTCTTCGCGAGATTCGCCGCTACCAGAAGTCCACTGAGCTTTTGATTCGCAAGCTTCCCTTCCAGCGTCTGGTCCGTGAGATCGCCCAGGACTTCAAGTCCGATCTCCGCTTCCAGTCCTCTGCCATCGGTGCTCTCCAGGAGTCCGTTGAGGCCTACCTCGTCTCTCTCTTCGAAGACACCAACCTCTGCGCTATCCACGCCAAGCGTGTCACCATCCAGTCCAAGGACATCCAGTTGGCCCGCCGTCTCCGTGGCGAGCGCTCGtaa
- a CDS encoding Histone H4, translating to MSGRGKGGKGLGKGGAKRHRKILRDNIQGITKPAIRRLARRGGVKRISAMIYEETRGVLKTFLEGVIRDAVTYTEHAKRKTVTSLDVVYALKRQGRTLYGFGG from the exons ATGTCTGGCC GCGGCAAGGGTGGAAAGGGTCTCGGCAAAGGTGGTGCCAAGCGTCACCGCAAGATTTTGCGTGACAACATCCAGGGAATTACCAAGCCCGCTATCCGTCGTCTCGCACGTCGTGGTGGTGTCAAGCGTATCTCCGCTATGATCTACGAGGAGACCCGTGGTGTCCTCAAGACCTTCCTCGAGGGTGTCATCCGTGATGCTGTCACCTACACTGAGCACGCCAAGCGCAAGACTGTCACTTCTCTTGACGTTGTCTACGCTCTCAAGCGCCAGGGCC GTACCCTCTACGGTTTCGGTGGCTAA